From one Ochrobactrum vermis genomic stretch:
- the repA gene encoding plasmid partitioning protein RepA: MNTANSAAALSFDDMILSQGREISRKLNLLRHENFPPDARKSMLRQFSMAEAAYFLGVSPSNLKKLHLEGKGVEPTILSGGRRAYSVEQIQELRQWLDQNGRAEVKRYVPHRRGNEKLQIIGVVNFKGGSGKTTTAAHLAQHMALTGHRVLAIDLDPQASLSALHGIQPELDDFPSLYEAIRYDSEKKPIREVIRRTNFPGLDIIPAMLELQEYEYDTPLAMQNGGEGKTFWNRIAQALSDVDSDYDVVVIDCPPQLGYLTLTALSAATSVLITVHPQMLDLMSMSQFLLMLGDILKTVRQAGGAVQLDWFRYLITRYEPTDVPQAQMVGFMQSMLASHMLKHQMLKSTAISDAGLTKQTLYEVDRSSMNRGTYDRAMEAMEAVNAEIRSLIHEAWGR, encoded by the coding sequence ATGAATACCGCAAATTCAGCAGCAGCTTTGTCGTTTGACGACATGATACTATCGCAAGGGCGCGAGATTTCTCGCAAGCTCAATCTGCTGCGTCACGAAAACTTTCCGCCGGATGCACGCAAGAGCATGCTGCGTCAGTTTTCTATGGCCGAGGCTGCATATTTCCTTGGTGTCTCTCCTAGCAATCTCAAGAAACTACATCTGGAAGGCAAAGGCGTCGAGCCTACAATTCTGTCAGGCGGTCGCCGAGCTTATAGTGTCGAACAGATCCAGGAACTGCGCCAGTGGCTCGATCAGAATGGCCGCGCCGAGGTAAAGCGCTACGTTCCGCATCGTCGCGGCAATGAAAAACTTCAGATCATTGGAGTCGTCAACTTCAAGGGCGGGTCCGGTAAAACTACGACGGCTGCGCATCTGGCACAACATATGGCCCTGACAGGCCATCGCGTGCTTGCAATCGATCTCGATCCGCAAGCTTCACTTTCGGCTCTCCATGGTATTCAGCCAGAACTCGACGATTTTCCGTCTCTGTATGAAGCAATTCGTTACGATTCCGAAAAGAAGCCTATTCGTGAAGTTATTCGGCGGACTAATTTCCCGGGACTTGATATTATTCCGGCGATGCTGGAGTTGCAGGAATATGAGTATGATACGCCGCTTGCTATGCAAAATGGCGGTGAGGGGAAAACATTCTGGAACCGTATCGCCCAGGCTCTGTCTGACGTCGACAGCGATTATGATGTCGTAGTTATCGACTGCCCTCCCCAGCTCGGCTATCTCACCCTCACGGCACTCTCGGCGGCAACCTCAGTGCTCATTACCGTCCATCCGCAGATGCTCGATCTTATGTCGATGTCACAGTTTCTGCTCATGCTCGGCGATATTCTGAAAACAGTTCGCCAGGCGGGCGGCGCAGTGCAACTCGATTGGTTTCGTTATCTGATCACTCGCTACGAGCCAACCGACGTTCCCCAAGCACAGATGGTCGGCTTCATGCAGAGTATGCTCGCCTCGCATATGCTGAAGCACCAGATGCTGAAATCAACTGCGATATCGGATGCTGGCCTTACTAAGCAAACGCTTTATGAGGTCGATCGTTCATCGATGAATCGCGGTACCTATGATCGCGCCATGGAAGCCATGGAAGCGGTCAATGCTGAAATTCGCAGCCTCATTCACGAGGCATGGGGGCGCTAG
- the repB gene encoding plasmid partitioning protein RepB gives MARKNIFESVMRDEPAAEQTSQPVDNVSRRFGAAKSLSASIDELAKQAAQKLDGETIVELDPNDLDASFVADRLPDASDEDYLELLEAIRERGQDTPILVRPHPETSNRYMIVFGHRRARVARELGLKVKAVIKPLANLEHILSQGQENSARANLSFIERVFFAARLEMLGFERNAIQAALTVDYQTLSKMLTIPKAIPEHILLAIGPAKGIGRDRWLELRKLIEIPGKKDAAEELLATQAFENASSGDRFEQLYGYLKGGKQKKPVTKAALRPGANWTASDKSVSAIIKQNGKSATLALGAANGPRFADWISRNLDQLYASFQNEEK, from the coding sequence ATGGCAAGAAAGAACATATTCGAAAGCGTTATGCGGGACGAACCGGCGGCCGAACAGACCTCACAGCCGGTCGACAACGTATCGCGTCGGTTCGGTGCCGCCAAGTCTCTTTCCGCATCAATTGACGAACTGGCAAAGCAGGCTGCTCAGAAGCTTGATGGTGAAACAATTGTCGAGCTTGATCCAAATGATCTTGATGCTTCCTTCGTGGCTGATCGTTTGCCTGATGCAAGTGACGAAGATTATCTGGAGCTTCTGGAAGCCATTCGCGAGCGCGGTCAGGACACCCCTATTCTAGTTCGTCCGCATCCCGAGACCAGTAACCGCTATATGATCGTCTTTGGTCATCGCCGAGCACGGGTTGCCAGAGAACTTGGTCTCAAGGTTAAGGCCGTCATCAAGCCTCTCGCCAATTTGGAACATATTCTCAGCCAAGGTCAGGAAAACTCTGCACGTGCAAATCTGAGCTTCATCGAGCGCGTTTTCTTTGCAGCTCGCCTTGAAATGCTCGGCTTCGAACGTAACGCCATACAGGCGGCATTGACAGTCGATTATCAGACTCTATCGAAAATGCTGACCATTCCAAAAGCCATCCCCGAACACATTCTTCTGGCAATTGGACCAGCAAAAGGTATCGGACGTGACCGCTGGCTGGAACTGCGCAAGCTGATCGAGATTCCAGGCAAAAAGGATGCTGCAGAAGAGCTTCTGGCGACGCAGGCATTTGAAAATGCGTCGTCAGGTGACCGTTTTGAACAGCTTTACGGCTATCTGAAAGGCGGAAAGCAGAAGAAGCCTGTCACCAAAGCAGCTTTGCGTCCCGGAGCCAACTGGACGGCCTCGGACAAGTCGGTCAGCGCTATTATCAAACAGAATGGCAAATCAGCTACATTGGCGCTTGGTGCAGCCAACGGACCTCGTTTTGCCGATTGGATTTCTCGCAATCTGGACCAGCTTTATGCGTCGTTTCAGAATGAGGAGAAGTAA
- the repC gene encoding plasmid replication protein RepC: MEIQLASTPFGSRSMTLALLASQQKTKQIAPGTVVDKWQLHRWLCEAKACFGLNDRSLAVLSALMSFYPETELNEQSSLIVFPSNKQLALRAHGMADATLRRHLAALVDAGFIHRQDSPNGKRYARRAKGGEVQIAFGFSLAPLLMRASELETAAEQVRAEKSALREMRERLTLLRRDITKLIDFAAQEKLAGDWRDINHRFRSIVDSIPRRTDREELAMLIEAMWNIRVNIDNTLKLHENIQILSGNESQNERQQIESKPDSHLEKATSEFIDQRVTEITSAPVETLVSLDMVLRSCPEITTYAISSIRHWQDLSDTAEKVRAFLGIDRKLYDLAKKTLGTHNASIVIAYILQRYEQIHSAGGYLRILIEKAATGAFTIRPMLMAALNMQNR; the protein is encoded by the coding sequence ATGGAGATTCAGTTAGCCTCGACGCCGTTTGGCAGTCGATCGATGACGCTTGCCTTGTTGGCAAGTCAACAGAAGACAAAACAGATTGCGCCGGGAACAGTTGTCGATAAATGGCAGCTGCATCGCTGGTTATGTGAAGCAAAGGCCTGTTTCGGTCTGAATGACCGTTCTCTCGCGGTTCTTTCCGCGCTGATGTCGTTCTATCCGGAAACAGAGCTGAATGAACAAAGCAGCTTGATCGTATTCCCGTCAAATAAACAACTGGCACTACGCGCCCACGGAATGGCGGACGCCACCCTGCGCCGTCACCTGGCAGCACTGGTCGATGCTGGTTTTATTCACCGTCAGGATAGCCCAAATGGTAAACGCTATGCGCGCCGTGCCAAGGGTGGAGAAGTGCAAATCGCGTTCGGTTTCTCACTGGCACCGCTCTTGATGCGTGCTTCCGAACTAGAAACAGCTGCCGAACAGGTGAGGGCTGAGAAGTCCGCATTACGCGAAATGCGTGAACGTCTGACATTGCTGCGCCGCGATATTACAAAGCTCATCGATTTTGCCGCTCAGGAGAAGCTTGCCGGAGACTGGCGCGACATTAATCATCGCTTCCGCTCCATTGTAGACAGCATTCCGCGCCGTACTGACCGTGAAGAGCTCGCCATGCTCATTGAAGCAATGTGGAATATTCGTGTAAATATCGATAACACATTGAAACTTCATGAAAATATTCAAATTTTGAGCGGCAATGAATCTCAAAATGAGCGGCAGCAAATTGAATCAAAACCAGATTCCCATCTTGAAAAGGCAACATCTGAATTTATCGACCAGCGCGTAACTGAAATCACCAGCGCCCCAGTTGAAACTCTCGTCTCGCTCGACATGGTGCTTCGTTCATGTCCGGAAATCACCACTTATGCGATCTCATCTATCCGACACTGGCAGGATTTATCCGATACGGCAGAGAAAGTGCGTGCCTTCCTCGGAATAGATAGAAAGCTCTACGATCTTGCAAAGAAAACACTCGGAACACATAACGCGTCGATTGTGATCGCCTATATCTTGCAACGGTATGAACAAATCCACTCCGCTGGAGGGTATCTTCGAATTCTCATCGAAAAGGCGGCTACTGGTGCATTCACTATCAGGCCTATGTTAATGGCCGCTTTAAACATGCAGAACCGATGA
- a CDS encoding transposase, whose product MCTKMTENDYELALEVFRTCLPAVGAKAKNDRLFLEALHYFTLHNISWRALPERFGNWNSVWKRFDRLGKAGVFEDYFSILAGLDESAHLIAMFDSTVIRAHVSAAGAKGGRKVKRSAGLVEGSEPKSI is encoded by the coding sequence ATGTGCACCAAGATGACAGAAAATGACTATGAACTGGCACTTGAGGTTTTTCGGACTTGTCTGCCAGCCGTTGGCGCGAAAGCTAAAAATGACCGCCTATTCCTTGAGGCGTTGCATTATTTCACCCTTCACAACATCTCATGGCGGGCTTTGCCTGAGCGGTTTGGTAACTGGAACAGCGTATGGAAGCGTTTTGACCGTTTAGGTAAAGCAGGTGTTTTCGAGGACTATTTTTCCATTTTGGCTGGGCTTGATGAAAGCGCTCATCTTATCGCTATGTTCGACAGCACCGTCATTCGCGCCCATGTATCTGCAGCAGGCGCTAAAGGGGGCAGGAAGGTCAAGCGCTCGGCCGGTCTCGTGGAGGGTTCGGAACCAAAATCCATCTGA
- a CDS encoding transposase, producing MKTDRNGQPLGFELTGGEASDSKQFESLMDTGPQVRHRAIIADKGYDSDVNREIARKAGAIPVIPYRSNRRNIPKHFATALYRGRARIEQMMGKLKRFKRVALRCEETARNFRSIVAIDSAFILIKSVHTA from the coding sequence CTGAAAACCGACCGAAATGGTCAGCCCCTTGGCTTTGAACTGACCGGAGGCGAAGCCTCCGATAGCAAACAGTTTGAAAGCCTCATGGACACGGGCCCTCAAGTCAGGCACCGCGCTATCATTGCTGACAAAGGCTATGATAGCGACGTTAATCGAGAGATTGCGCGAAAGGCTGGCGCTATCCCTGTGATCCCCTACAGATCAAACAGGCGTAATATTCCGAAGCATTTTGCCACGGCGCTTTATCGAGGTCGCGCACGTATCGAACAAATGATGGGGAAGCTCAAACGGTTCAAACGTGTCGCATTACGCTGCGAGGAAACAGCAAGAAACTTCCGATCCATCGTCGCAATCGATTCTGCTTTCATCTTAATCAAATCCGTCCACACGGCCTAG
- a CDS encoding IS3 family transposase (programmed frameshift), with protein sequence MKKQRFTEEQIIGVLKEQEAGVKAADLCRKHGISEATFYNWKAKYGGMEVSEAKRLKALEDENAKLKKLLAEQMLDVAALRELLGKKMVGPAAKRDAVAHLKDILGLSERRACQIVSADRKMIRYRSCRPPEVELRAKLRDLANERRRFGYRRLFILLRRDGEPSGVNRIYRLYREEGLSVRKRKARRRAVGTRAPILVEAKANARWSLDFVHDQFTCGRRFRILNVVDDVTRECLAAIPDTSISGRRVARELTTLVERRGKPGMIVSDNGTELTSNAILAWSKDHKVEWHYIAPGRPMQNGYVESFNGRMRDELLNESLFFGLDHARSAIAEWADDYNNFRPHSSLGYQTPADYAGIIAATGSNATQFGSFAFPPVAPITPCGVSKTAEALIAAG encoded by the exons ATGAAGAAGCAGAGATTTACGGAAGAGCAGATCATTGGGGTGTTGAAGGAGCAGGAGGCGGGCGTTAAGGCCGCTGATCTTTGCCGCAAGCACGGGATTTCCGAGGCGACCTTTTACAACTGGAAGGCCAAATACGGCGGCATGGAAGTGTCGGAGGCCAAGCGTCTGAAGGCGCTTGAGGACGAGAATGCCAAGCTGAAGAAGTTGCTGGCCGAGCAGATGCTGGATGTTGCCGCTCTTCGTGAGCTTCTCG GGAAAAAAATGGTAGGGCCTGCCGCAAAGCGTGACGCCGTTGCACATCTGAAGGATATATTGGGTCTTTCGGAGCGGCGGGCCTGCCAGATTGTGTCGGCTGATCGCAAGATGATCCGCTATCGGTCCTGCCGACCGCCGGAGGTCGAATTGCGAGCAAAGTTGCGCGATCTGGCCAACGAGCGACGACGGTTCGGCTACCGACGGCTGTTCATTCTGCTTCGGCGAGACGGAGAGCCTTCCGGGGTTAATCGCATCTATCGGCTGTATCGCGAGGAAGGTCTTTCCGTGCGCAAGCGGAAAGCCAGGCGTCGTGCTGTTGGCACGCGTGCCCCGATCCTCGTCGAAGCAAAGGCGAATGCTCGCTGGTCGCTGGATTTCGTCCACGATCAGTTCACCTGCGGCAGACGCTTCCGCATCCTCAATGTGGTTGACGACGTCACACGTGAATGCCTGGCGGCGATCCCGGACACATCTATCTCCGGTCGCCGTGTCGCGAGGGAGCTGACGACGCTTGTCGAGCGAAGAGGCAAGCCCGGCATGATTGTTTCAGACAACGGGACCGAACTGACCTCAAATGCCATCCTCGCCTGGTCGAAGGATCACAAGGTCGAGTGGCACTACATCGCGCCGGGAAGACCGATGCAAAACGGTTATGTCGAGAGTTTCAATGGCCGCATGCGCGACGAGTTACTCAACGAGAGCCTGTTCTTTGGTCTCGATCATGCCCGGAGCGCCATTGCCGAATGGGCCGACGATTACAACAATTTCCGGCCCCACTCATCGCTCGGATACCAGACCCCGGCAGATTATGCAGGGATCATCGCCGCAACCGGCTCCAACGCTACGCAATTTGGAAGCTTCGCGTTTCCGCCGGTTGCTCCCATCACGCCATGTGGCGTATCAAAAACCGCCGAGGCTCTAATCGCAGCCGGATGA
- a CDS encoding mandelate racemase/muconate lactonizing enzyme family protein translates to MKITSVNVYYVRGQGLKPVLVQIHTDEGISGLGEAAISYGSGGTAAAGMITELSERFLLGGDPLTINRIVSDIYDQAFWLKNPGGIACAGMSAIEQALWDIRAKALNVPVYELFGGKIRDELNYYANGWYFGAKSKLDLIKKAADAVDDGHHALKMYPLAQIQPNGTLRHPRGRYSDNFDAVTAGIELVRDVRKAVGPDIRLMLDFGGGISVADTVRFCERTKEYDIEFVEEITDPGDLGALSQVAPSIDIPIAAGERHYLRQGFRDLLEKRVISILQPDIGNAGGFAEVHKIAAMADAYGLKVQPHVCGSSVAANIATHLSACLPNFYIQEHFPYWADIPGYIEVATVSFDAKARNGSLPVSQQIGFGVELNEAIMKEHIWAVIG, encoded by the coding sequence ATGAAAATCACGTCCGTCAACGTTTACTATGTGCGTGGACAGGGCTTGAAGCCGGTTCTGGTGCAAATTCACACAGATGAAGGCATATCAGGATTAGGCGAGGCCGCTATTTCATATGGAAGCGGAGGTACAGCCGCAGCTGGCATGATTACAGAACTCAGCGAACGGTTTTTGCTGGGGGGTGATCCGCTGACCATCAACCGGATCGTTTCGGATATATATGACCAGGCGTTCTGGCTAAAGAATCCCGGCGGAATAGCATGTGCAGGGATGAGCGCCATTGAGCAAGCCTTATGGGATATTCGAGCCAAAGCATTGAATGTACCGGTATACGAACTTTTTGGCGGGAAAATTCGCGATGAATTGAACTATTATGCGAACGGTTGGTACTTCGGAGCCAAATCTAAGTTAGATCTGATCAAGAAAGCTGCTGATGCAGTCGACGATGGTCATCATGCCCTGAAAATGTATCCGCTGGCACAGATACAGCCGAACGGAACGTTGCGACATCCACGTGGACGATATTCTGACAATTTCGACGCAGTTACTGCTGGAATCGAGTTAGTGCGCGATGTGCGAAAAGCGGTGGGACCAGATATCAGACTAATGCTTGACTTCGGTGGTGGAATTTCTGTCGCAGATACTGTGCGGTTTTGCGAGCGCACGAAAGAATACGATATCGAGTTTGTGGAGGAAATCACTGATCCGGGTGACCTCGGTGCCTTGTCTCAAGTCGCTCCATCAATTGATATTCCGATTGCGGCCGGGGAACGGCACTATCTCAGACAGGGGTTCCGTGACCTTCTTGAGAAGCGCGTGATCAGTATATTACAGCCGGACATAGGCAATGCGGGAGGTTTTGCTGAGGTTCATAAAATTGCGGCTATGGCTGACGCTTACGGGTTGAAGGTTCAACCGCATGTGTGTGGAAGTTCTGTTGCAGCCAACATCGCAACCCATCTGAGCGCATGCTTGCCCAATTTTTATATTCAGGAACATTTCCCTTACTGGGCTGACATACCCGGATATATCGAAGTGGCTACCGTATCCTTTGACGCAAAGGCCAGGAATGGAAGTCTTCCGGTCTCCCAACAGATTGGGTTCGGAGTTGAACTGAATGAAGCAATAATGAAGGAACATATTTGGGCGGTTATCGGTTAA
- a CDS encoding LysR substrate-binding domain-containing protein, with translation MKKPGKQNWEVGMNLIYFSAFRAVMLTGTVSAAAELIGRSQPAVSRLLNKLETELGVTLFERRKGLITPTSVAHLLLDEIDRAYTSLDSLRNFAATVAEGETSRVTAAVMPALGISFMPQALKKFKANWPQTRVQLNIRLSAKIEEWAASQQLDFGLAELPFRRSGFQTEVFSDAPYIAAVPCDHHLANRDKIEPPDLRNVPFVSFASFTAAGPIITQAFRASGEKLDPAYETTISAAAYEFAKIGLGVALIDPYTAIHQLDERVKLVPFLPKIPFNVALLRPYSRPQSRVSGALLDLLFSERDAVLAKLPHF, from the coding sequence ATGAAAAAGCCAGGAAAACAGAACTGGGAAGTAGGGATGAACCTCATCTACTTTTCAGCCTTCCGGGCAGTGATGTTAACTGGAACGGTGAGTGCGGCTGCCGAACTTATCGGGAGAAGTCAGCCCGCCGTCAGCCGGCTTCTGAATAAGCTTGAGACCGAATTGGGTGTCACTCTATTTGAGCGAAGAAAAGGACTGATTACGCCGACATCGGTTGCGCACCTTCTTCTGGATGAAATCGATCGAGCCTATACGTCTCTCGATTCTCTGAGAAATTTTGCGGCAACGGTTGCTGAAGGTGAGACCAGTCGCGTTACTGCCGCTGTTATGCCAGCCCTTGGGATAAGTTTCATGCCCCAGGCACTAAAGAAGTTTAAAGCCAACTGGCCCCAGACACGTGTTCAGCTGAATATACGTCTTTCTGCCAAGATCGAAGAGTGGGCTGCGTCACAGCAACTAGATTTCGGTCTCGCTGAACTCCCATTCCGCAGATCCGGCTTCCAAACAGAAGTTTTCAGCGATGCTCCATATATTGCTGCGGTGCCATGTGACCATCATCTAGCCAACCGTGACAAAATTGAACCTCCGGATCTTCGGAACGTGCCATTTGTTTCGTTCGCCTCATTCACCGCTGCCGGCCCGATCATTACACAAGCGTTCCGCGCGTCGGGTGAAAAACTCGACCCAGCTTATGAAACGACAATTTCTGCTGCCGCATACGAATTTGCCAAAATTGGACTGGGCGTCGCGCTAATAGACCCTTACACAGCCATTCACCAATTGGATGAGCGTGTAAAATTGGTGCCATTCCTGCCGAAAATACCCTTCAACGTGGCGCTACTTCGTCCCTATTCCCGTCCACAAAGTCGCGTGTCGGGAGCACTTCTCGACCTTTTGTTCAGCGAACGAGACGCAGTGTTGGCGAAGTTGCCGCATTTTTAA
- a CDS encoding FAD-dependent oxidoreductase, translating to MNMETARAQSYDVIVIGGGINGTSAVRELCAAGYKVLLVEKGDFANGASSRSSRILHCGLRYFETKQPVRTFALSPYKLKNAVSMARDAMNAREELVRLRPERCKPFKMCFPLYEADDLRGWHLDIGFSLLKRLGSGRLPLEYQRHKRNFDTSVPLAKDLRDRNQLRSIATYREYIIDWPDRLCVDAVIEAEELGADIRLYTSASIREKNTEGFWQVDLSSADRETSSVFAPIILNLAGTWIDDLLKPVFKGENDRLIHGTKGAHIVVRLPEYYHGHGVAALNRLGMPIYCLPFKDELYHIGPTETYFESDASNVSADDDDIDFLLDEINFLLPALNLTRRNVEFTWAGVRPLTFNPQNPDGDRVRQIHDLKGRGYPGIFAMTAGPVMSHLSAGRELLATVDANIPVRRHRQKCQMQRTHAPLGTDASTPSFRHYVSHEHAHDLRGIFYTRSGIGWGRHIDRATATHAANEIADLLGWEPEQIEREVDRFLQFQREIHRSGEPAKS from the coding sequence ATGAACATGGAGACTGCGCGGGCCCAAAGTTATGACGTGATCGTCATAGGTGGCGGTATAAACGGTACCAGCGCTGTCCGCGAACTCTGCGCCGCTGGCTATAAGGTTCTGCTTGTCGAAAAGGGTGATTTCGCAAATGGCGCATCGAGCAGGTCGTCCAGAATATTGCACTGTGGTCTCAGATACTTTGAGACCAAGCAGCCGGTCCGCACTTTCGCATTGTCACCTTATAAGTTGAAGAATGCGGTTTCCATGGCTCGTGATGCAATGAACGCACGAGAAGAACTGGTGCGCCTCCGGCCGGAACGATGCAAGCCCTTTAAAATGTGCTTTCCCTTATACGAAGCGGATGACTTGCGTGGATGGCACCTGGATATTGGATTTTCGCTCTTGAAGCGCCTCGGATCGGGCCGTCTGCCACTGGAGTACCAACGGCATAAGCGCAACTTTGACACCTCTGTGCCGCTAGCAAAGGATCTACGTGATCGAAATCAACTGCGGTCTATAGCGACTTACCGCGAATATATAATTGACTGGCCTGATAGGCTTTGCGTCGATGCAGTTATTGAAGCTGAAGAACTCGGCGCTGACATTCGTTTGTACACTAGCGCCAGCATTAGGGAAAAAAACACTGAGGGTTTTTGGCAGGTTGATCTTAGCTCTGCAGATCGTGAAACAAGCAGTGTATTTGCACCGATCATTCTCAATCTAGCAGGAACATGGATAGACGACCTTCTAAAGCCCGTGTTCAAAGGAGAGAACGATCGTCTAATTCATGGGACGAAGGGCGCCCATATCGTTGTTCGCTTGCCTGAATATTACCATGGGCACGGGGTGGCGGCGCTCAACAGATTGGGGATGCCCATTTATTGTCTGCCGTTCAAGGATGAACTTTATCATATTGGCCCGACGGAAACCTATTTCGAATCTGATGCCAGTAACGTCAGCGCAGATGACGACGATATCGATTTTCTACTCGATGAAATCAATTTTCTTCTCCCCGCTCTCAACCTGACGAGGCGGAATGTCGAATTTACCTGGGCTGGTGTGCGACCGTTGACCTTCAATCCCCAAAACCCCGACGGCGACAGAGTTAGGCAAATCCATGATTTGAAGGGAAGGGGCTACCCGGGAATTTTTGCGATGACAGCCGGGCCGGTCATGAGCCACCTGAGCGCAGGAAGAGAGCTCCTGGCCACGGTAGATGCAAACATTCCTGTACGGCGCCATCGGCAAAAATGCCAAATGCAACGCACGCATGCGCCGCTAGGCACGGATGCGAGCACACCATCGTTTCGACACTACGTATCGCACGAACACGCCCATGATCTGAGAGGTATCTTCTATACACGCAGCGGCATCGGTTGGGGGCGGCACATAGACCGGGCCACTGCCACACATGCAGCCAATGAAATTGCCGATCTGCTAGGATGGGAGCCCGAACAGATTGAGCGGGAAGTAGACAGGTTTCTTCAATTCCAACGGGAAATTCACCGTTCGGGAGAACCTGCAAAATCATAA
- a CDS encoding transporter substrate-binding domain-containing protein → MGMRRHQNLALVAVSTLSMAISLFASQAHAEGERLKEILERGTLRVGLQGAFKPWSFPGADGNLQGIEVDLAKSVSDALGVKLEPVIITSANRMQFLQQNRIDLIVGGMYDTAERRKVIGIIEPAYWASGPTLLAKKGVIKSWDDIAGKPVCGKQGNYYNQQVERQLKAKLIAFTGNAEGKEALRAGRCIAWVYDDVSIMADLETPEWQDYEMPVQALYNNPWAAAVPLEERDKGWGVFMAGMAYRWQADGTLIELAKKWKVAPSEWFTEQNKKLHWDTAYLEPKE, encoded by the coding sequence ATGGGTATGCGCAGACATCAAAATCTTGCTTTGGTGGCAGTTTCCACGCTTTCTATGGCGATTTCGCTTTTTGCAAGTCAAGCTCATGCCGAAGGCGAGCGGTTGAAGGAAATCCTGGAGCGCGGTACTCTCCGTGTTGGTTTGCAAGGGGCGTTTAAGCCCTGGTCTTTTCCAGGCGCAGACGGCAATCTTCAAGGCATCGAAGTTGATCTCGCCAAAAGCGTCTCGGATGCACTAGGTGTCAAACTCGAGCCTGTCATTATTACGTCTGCAAACCGCATGCAGTTCCTCCAACAGAACCGGATCGATCTAATTGTCGGTGGTATGTACGATACCGCGGAACGTCGCAAAGTCATTGGCATCATTGAACCTGCCTACTGGGCGTCGGGACCGACCTTGCTTGCCAAGAAAGGTGTCATCAAAAGTTGGGACGATATTGCGGGAAAGCCAGTGTGCGGAAAGCAGGGAAACTATTATAATCAACAAGTCGAACGGCAATTGAAAGCTAAGCTGATTGCATTTACCGGAAATGCCGAAGGTAAGGAAGCCCTGCGCGCCGGACGTTGTATTGCCTGGGTCTACGATGACGTCAGCATTATGGCTGATCTGGAGACACCGGAGTGGCAGGATTACGAGATGCCAGTTCAAGCACTCTATAACAACCCTTGGGCTGCAGCTGTCCCTCTTGAAGAACGTGATAAGGGCTGGGGCGTGTTCATGGCGGGCATGGCATACCGTTGGCAAGCTGATGGTACGCTCATTGAACTTGCCAAGAAATGGAAAGTTGCACCGTCTGAATGGTTCACTGAGCAAAATAAGAAACTCCATTGGGATACCGCTTACCTCGAGCCAAAAGAATGA
- a CDS encoding amino acid ABC transporter permease has protein sequence MIEYISSFFRNLNETAGLNFIVFYDDYEFSRFLEGALISLRLMAFSILLSLVIGVLGAWAQTSKNAIIRVAVDAYIQAFRNTPPMIQLLFFYFGLGAFTPAVDMGGYYEPIISSFGWAVISLGIFGGAFNVEIFRAGLEAVPETTKEAAESLSFSNWQIYMYVTLPLAFRISLPALTNNLVSLAKTTSLAYVIAVPEMTYVLNQVWSDNINVPEMILVLFLFYVAVVSILAWFLHTLERRLALPGYGHE, from the coding sequence ATGATCGAATATATATCAAGTTTCTTCCGCAATCTGAACGAGACTGCGGGCTTGAACTTTATTGTCTTCTATGACGACTACGAGTTCAGCCGCTTTCTCGAAGGAGCGTTGATTTCACTGCGGCTCATGGCATTTTCCATCTTGTTATCGCTAGTGATCGGCGTTTTAGGAGCTTGGGCACAAACGTCAAAAAATGCGATTATTCGCGTGGCGGTCGATGCCTATATCCAGGCGTTTCGAAATACACCTCCGATGATCCAGCTTTTGTTTTTCTATTTCGGTCTGGGTGCGTTCACGCCGGCCGTGGATATGGGGGGATATTATGAGCCTATCATTTCTTCCTTTGGGTGGGCAGTAATCTCGCTCGGTATCTTTGGCGGGGCGTTCAACGTCGAGATATTCCGGGCAGGCCTGGAAGCCGTTCCTGAAACAACAAAAGAGGCCGCTGAAAGCCTCAGCTTTTCGAACTGGCAAATCTATATGTATGTAACACTCCCACTGGCTTTTCGGATTAGCCTGCCAGCGTTGACGAATAATCTGGTGAGCTTGGCCAAAACAACTTCGCTCGCCTATGTTATCGCCGTTCCAGAGATGACCTATGTCCTCAATCAGGTTTGGTCGGACAACATCAACGTCCCTGAAATGATTCTCGTGCTTTTCCTTTTCTATGTGGCCGTTGTGAGTATTCTGGCCTGGTTCCTGCATACACTCGAGCGCCGTTTGGCACTTCCGGGGTATGGACATGAATAG